Proteins co-encoded in one Medicago truncatula cultivar Jemalong A17 chromosome 8, MtrunA17r5.0-ANR, whole genome shotgun sequence genomic window:
- the LOC11431134 gene encoding trimethyltridecatetraene synthase, with the protein MVVELLPLPNWVTFFTTFIILLLFTRRRLRLHRRKYNLPPGPKSWPIIGNLNLIGSLPHQSLHGLTKKYGPIMHLWFGSKPVIVGSSPEIAKVFLKTNDAVLAGRPKFSAGKYTTYNYSNITWSQYGPYWQQARKMCLLELFSVKRLESYEYMRKQELHAFLHELFNSKNKTILLKDHLSTLSLNVISRMVLGKKYLEKSENAIISPEEFKKMLDELFLLNGVLNVGDFIPWIHFLDLQGYVKRMKTLGKKFDWFMEHVLEEHIERRKCVNDYVAKDMVDVLLKLAENPSLEVKLERHGVKAFTQDLIAGGTDTSTVTVEWAISELVKKPEIIKRATEELDKVIGRDRWVEEKDIVNLPYVFAIAKETMRLHPAAPLLVPREASEDCNVDGYDIPKGTLILVNTWTIGRDPNVWDNPYEFIPERFIGNNIDVKGHDYELLPFGTGRRMCPGYPLGLKVIQSSLANLLHGFNWRLPNDMKKEDLNMEEIFGLTTPRKIPLEVVVEPRLPHHLYSL; encoded by the exons ATGGTAGTAGAATTATTGCCACTTCCTAATTGGGTTACTTTTTTTACAACATTTATCATCCTTCTTCTCTTTACCCGCCGCCGTCTTCGTCTCCACCGCCGTAAATACAATCTACCACCTGGCCCAAAATCATGGCCCATAATAGGAAATCTCAATCTTATTGGATCACTTCCACATCAATCCCTCCACGGGCTCACTAAAAAATATGGACCCATCATGCATTTATGGTTCGGCTCTAAACCTGTCATTGTGGGATCGAGCCCAGAAATAGCCAAAGTTTTCCTCAAAACAAACGACGCTGTCCTTGCTGGGCGGCCCAAATTCTCCGCTGGAAAATATACTACTTATAACTACTCCAACATTACTTGGTCCCAATATGGCCCATATTGGCAACAAGCTCGTAAAATGTGTCTGCTAGAACTGTTTAGTGTAAAACGCCTTGAGTCTTATGAGTACATGAGAAAACAAGAGTTACATGCTTTCTTGCACgaactatttaattcaaaaaacaaaacaattttgttGAAGGACCATCTTTCAACTTTGAGTCTCAATGTTATAAGTCGCATGGTTTTGGGCAAAAAGTATTTGGAGAAGAGTGAAAATGCTATTATTTCCCCTGAAGAGTTTAAGAAGATGTTAGATGAATTGTTTTTGCTTAATGGGGTCCTCAATGTTGGGGATTTTATTCCTTGGATTCATTTCTTAGACTTGCAAGGTTATGTGAAGAGAATGAAGACTTTGGGTAAGAAGTTTGATTGGTTTATGGAACATGTATTGGAGGAACACATTGAAAGAAGGAAATGTGTTAATGATTATGTTGCTAAAGATATGGTGGATGTGCTTTTGAAGCTTGCAGAGAATCCTAGTCTTGAAGTCAAACTTGAGAGGCACGGAGTCAAAGCTTTTACTCAg GACTTAATAGCAGGTGGGACAGATACATCTACAGTAACAGTAGAATGGGCAATCTCCGAGCTTGTGAAAAAGCCAGAGATTATCAAGAGAGCTACGGAGGAACTAGACAAAGTAATAGGAAGAGATAGATGGGTTGAAGAGAAAGACATTGTCAATTTACCTTATGTTTTTGCAATTGCTAAAGAAACAATGAGGCTTCATCCTGCAGCACCATTGTTAGTGCCAAGAGAAGCTAGTGAGGATTGCAATGTTGATGGTTATGATATCCCAAAAGGGACTCTAATTCTTGTCAATACTTGGACAATTGGAAGAGATCCTAATGTTTGGGACAATCCATATGAGTTTATACCTGAGAGGTTTATTGGTAATAATATAGATGTAAAAGGACATGATTATGAGTTGTTGCCATTTGGTACTGGTAGAAGGATGTGTCCTGGTTATCCTCTTGGTCTTAAGGTGATACAATCAAGTTTGGCTAATTTGTTGCATGGATTTAATTGGAGATTACCTAATGATATGAAGAAAGAGGATTTGAATATGGAGGAGATTTTTGGGCTGACTACTCCTAGGAAAATACCACTAGAAGTTGTTGTGGAGCCTAGACTTCCTCATCATCTTTACTCCCTCTAa